Within Desulfobacter sp., the genomic segment TTTGCCGGCGGAGACGGTACGGCCCGGGACATCTGCACGGCCGTCGGGGAGGGCGTGCCGGTACTGGGCATCCCTGCCGGGGTAAAGATCCATTCCCCGGTATTTGCACAGACCCCCGAGGCCGCCGGCCGCCTGGCCCTGGAGGTGGCCAAAGGAAATATCCGGACCTTCAGCCCCCGGGAAGTACTGGATATCGATGAAGAGATCTATCGCCAAGGCCGGGTCCAGACCCGGCTTTACGGCTATCTTTCCGTACCCGAGGCCGACCGGGTCCAGAGCCGCAAGTCCGGCACCCCGGTGGGGGAGGCCGCTGCCCAGAACCTTATCGCCCTGGATTATATCGACGCCATGGAAGCGGAGGCGGTCTATCTCATCGGGCCGGGCACCACCACCCGGCCGGTGATGGAGAATCTGAAACTGCCCAACAGCCTGCTGGGAATAGATGTGGTGAAAAATAAACAGCTTGTCCTGAACGACTCCACTGAAAAAGACCTGCTTGAGATCACCTGCAACGCCCCGGATATCCGGATTTTCATCACCCCCATCGGCGGCCAGGGATATCTTTTCGGCCGGGGCAACCACCAGATCAGCCCTGAGATCATCCGCAGGGCCGGAAAGGAAAATATCAGAGTCGGTGCCACCCTCCAGAAAATCGGGAGCCTCAGGGGCCGCCCCTTTCTGGTGGACACAGGAGACCCGGATACCGACCGGATGCTGGCCGGCTATACCCGGGTCATCACCGGCTACCGCCAGGAGATGGTCTATCCCATCGGCTGATACGCCGGAATTCAGCGGCAGATTGGTGTTGATTCTATTATGCCCAAGCACCGGGCCGGACAGCCCGGAAGCGGCTGCTGTTATATTCAAAAGAGGCGAATTCCACTCTTTGAAAAGTCTTGCAACCGCCGGCCTCCGGCCGTCAGACAGCACAGATTTTTATGCTCCGCTCCATAGGCCTCCCTGCGAACAGATTTTCTTTATGCCGTTTTCCGGCCTGACCGGCCCTCAGTGCCGACCCCGGGAATGGATGTTCGTCTGAACTCTTTGTGGAATTGCGTATCAATATGATACTGTGTTTTCAGGATTTCAAAACATCAATGCATGTTTTTCCTTATAACAGGAGACCATCTTGAAACAGCAAGTCGAAATTACCGAGCCGTGCCCGCTCCTGACTCCGGACGGGACATTGACGAGGGAAGGGTATGCCACCCGCCCGTTCTGGCAGTATGACCGCAACAAGATTAAAGCGCCCTGGCATCGCATCAAGGAATGGGATTACTATTGCATTCTTTCCCATGAGTTGGGATATGGAATCACCTTAACCGTGGCTGATTTAAGTTATATCGGGCTGGTAGCCGTCTGCTGGCTTGATTTCCGAAAACGGACCTTTGTTCAAGAAGAGTCCCTAATGCTTCTGCCCCGTGGCAAAACAAACCTTCCATATTCATCGCAATCCGGCATGACGGTTTTCAGGAATAACCAGTTCAGCCTGGTTTTCGACGTTGATTACAAGGTCCGCCACCTGAGGTTTGAAGTCCCCGGTTTTGTCTCAGCCGACAATAAAAAAGGGCTTGAAGGGCGGATTGAACTGGCCCAGGACCCGAAAATGGATAGCATGGTTATTGCGACTTCCTGGGAGGAAAACCGAAACGCTTTTTACTATAATCAGAAAACCAATTGCATGCCTGCCAAGGGAGAGGTCATCATCGGCGGCCAATCCCATCCCTTTCAGCCCGAGAATAGTTTCGGGGTACTGGATTGGGGACGGGGGCACTGGACCTATAAAAATCGTTGGTTTTGGGGCTCTGCTTCCGGTTTGCTGGACGGACACCCAATCGGCTGGAATCTTGGATACGGTTTCAGTGACCGCTCAACCGCTACGGAAAATATGATATTTTACAAAGGCAGGGCGCATAAACTCGATGGCATCACTTTTTGTTTTGATACTGGTAATTATATGAGCCCCTGGCGTTTTGGCAGCGTTGACAACCGATTTAAAATGAGAATGGAACCGTTGATTGACCGGCATTCGTCGGTGAACCT encodes:
- a CDS encoding ATP-NAD kinase family protein, which encodes MIRIGLIINPIAGMGGRVGLKGTDGLAEKARELGARPQAAAKAVRALAALAQAPGLTLLSPPGDMGGRMAGSCGLTVQVLDMAGKAVTSGADTIKAARMMASMDADLILFAGGDGTARDICTAVGEGVPVLGIPAGVKIHSPVFAQTPEAAGRLALEVAKGNIRTFSPREVLDIDEEIYRQGRVQTRLYGYLSVPEADRVQSRKSGTPVGEAAAQNLIALDYIDAMEAEAVYLIGPGTTTRPVMENLKLPNSLLGIDVVKNKQLVLNDSTEKDLLEITCNAPDIRIFITPIGGQGYLFGRGNHQISPEIIRRAGKENIRVGATLQKIGSLRGRPFLVDTGDPDTDRMLAGYTRVITGYRQEMVYPIG
- a CDS encoding DUF2804 domain-containing protein, which gives rise to MKQQVEITEPCPLLTPDGTLTREGYATRPFWQYDRNKIKAPWHRIKEWDYYCILSHELGYGITLTVADLSYIGLVAVCWLDFRKRTFVQEESLMLLPRGKTNLPYSSQSGMTVFRNNQFSLVFDVDYKVRHLRFEVPGFVSADNKKGLEGRIELAQDPKMDSMVIATSWEENRNAFYYNQKTNCMPAKGEVIIGGQSHPFQPENSFGVLDWGRGHWTYKNRWFWGSASGLLDGHPIGWNLGYGFSDRSTATENMIFYKGRAHKLDGITFCFDTGNYMSPWRFGSVDNRFKMRMEPLIDRHSSVNLGLIKSVQHQVFGTFSGNLILDDGTELKIENMLGFAEDVLNWW